The Deinococcus sedimenti genome includes the window TCACGTCGGTCTCCACGCCGTTGCCGATGCCGCCCAGGATGGTCGGGAGCGCCGCGAGACCCTGCGGGGTGCGGAGCTTCCCGGCCAGCTGCGTCAGCGCCTGCTTCTGGTGGTCGATGCGGCCGTAGTCGTCCCCGAAGCCCTTGCGGACCCGCAGGTACAGCACGCCGTCCTTGCCGTCCAGGTGGTGCGCGCCGGGCGCGAGTTTCAGGTTCACGCCCGCGGCGTTGTCGATCCATTCGATGCCGGGTTCGGGCACCGTGACGTCCAGGCCGCCCAGCGCGTCGATGACCCGCTCGACGTAGTCGGTGCGGACGATCACGTGCGCGTCGATGTGTTCACCGGTGATGGTCTCGGCGGCCTTCACGAGCGCCTCGGGGCCGCCCGCGAAGTACTGACTGTTGATCTTCTGCAGCGCCACGGATCTATATCGGTCGAAGGGGCCGACGTTCGTGTCGCGGGGGATGTTCAGGGCGTGCACGGTGGTCCCCTGCACCTTGACGACCATGACGGTGTCGGTGTTGGGCGGCTGCGCCAGTCCGGTGCGCTGGTCCTGGTCCTTGCAGGGCTGGCGGTAGTAGCAGTACACGATGTCCCGCCCGGCGATCAGCAGGGTGAAACTGGGGGCCTGTCCGGGCATGACGGCGGCGGCGGCGGTGGGTCCGGCGCCGCTGAGCAGCGCAAAACCCCCCAGGGACAGGGCGGAGAGGGAGAGGCCGAACGCCTGCAGGGCGCGCAGCCCGGCGATGCGGGGTGCAGGGGATTGGGTCACAGTGTCACGTGGGGCAGGAGAGGTGGGCGTTGCAGGGCAGGGCGTGGTAGGCCTTCAGGGTGCGGGGGTGCACCTGAATGCCGCGTCCCTGGAGGTACGTGACCTTCGAGACGATGGCGCGTTCCAGCGCGGCGGTCAGGTCGGTCAGGGCCAGTTCGCGGATGTCGGCGTTCACGCCCCGGCCGGGTTCCGACACGTCGGCGATGTACACGCATGACGCGACCGGGTTCCCGCCGCGCGGGCCGGTGGTGTGGTCCTCGACGGCGTCCAGCACGACGCGGTCCTGGTACCCCCAGCGTTCGAGCAGGGTGCGGGCGGCGCGGCCGTGCAGGGCCAGCGGGTGCGCCGCGTCGATGTCGCATTCGGGCGGCGCGAGGCGCAGCAGTTCATGGTCGGGCAGGTCGCGGGCGATGTCGTGCAGCACCCCGGCGGCGTAAGCGCGCATGTCGTCCAGGCCGTTGGCGCGGGCGATCTGCGCGGCGAGTTCCGCCACGCGCAGCACGTGTTCGTAGCGGCGCGGCTTGACCATCAGCCGCACCCGCTCCTCCCAGCCGGTCCAGGCGGCCACGCCGTGGGGCGGGGGCAGCACCTGGGCGATCACGCGGATATGTGGCCGCTTCTCCACATCATGACGTCGACTATACGCCCCTGGCTCCGGAACAGCTGACACCCCGGTCACTTTCTGACGGTCGGCTGATCGGTGTGCCAGCCGCGCTTTCCACCGGCCCGCTGCCCACAGGTCGCCCAGTGCATTAAGGTTGGCTCCGGCGGATGACCGTCAGGCGGACACTGACGGTCTCCAGCGCCTGCGCGCCGGCCGGTATGGTCAGGCGGACCGGCGACGTGTACGTGCCCTCACGGTAGGTGACCTGACCCGCCACCTCCCGCAGGCGCCCCAGCAGCTCCGGGGACGCCACCACGCGCACCGTACCCGGCTGCACGCTGACCGACGTGACCTCCAGCCCCGGAGGGGGATCGTTCAGAACCACCCGCAGGGTCTTGACCGGGAGCTCACCGGTATCCAGTCGCCGGACCGTGACGGTGCTGGGCCGCATGGTCACGGCCGTCACCGGCTGCCCGGCCGCGTCCAGCGCCACCAGCGGCACCTCCCGCTCAGCGTTGGCGTTCAGCGCAACCGGGCTGGTCACCAGCCGCGCCACCGTCACCACGACCTGACCGGCGCCCGTCACGGTCGCCTCGGCCGGCGTGACCTGATAGCGGGGCAGACTCGAGTCCGGCGGCGAGGTCACACTGAGCGTCACGGGCAGCGTGCGCGCCACCTGCGTGTCCACGAACCCCTGCACGCGCGTGGGGGTCACGCGCTGCAGGGTGGTGCCGCCCGGCGCGGTCACCGTCACCACCCGCGTGAAACTACCCTCCGGCGCGTCCGTGACGTCCACGACCGCCTCGATACTGTCGGGCTGCAGATCCCGCAGCCGCTCGGGCCGCCCCGAGAGGATCACCCGCACCGACGCCGGATTCAGGTTGCTCGTCGCGCGCTTCTCCTCCCCGTTCCCGGTCGTGTCGCGCACCGCCACCGGCACGTCGAACCCCTGCTCGACGTTCGCGCGGCGATCCGCGGTCGCCACCAGCCACAGGGTGACCGACACGGCCAGCGCCAGCAGCTTGAGCAGCAGATTGTGCGTCGCCCGCGACCAGACGTACCGGGGGCTCAGCCAGCGCCGCAGCCACGGCGTCCCGCCCGCCCTCACGCGCGGCCCTCCGTGGAGTGGGACTCGGCCGCGTCCGGCGTCTCATCCGCCGTGCGCGCATCAGGTGGACGGTACCCGGCCGGATCGTACACCAGCGTCCGCAGGTGCTCACGCAACTCCGCGCCGGTCAGGTCCGGTCCCAGCCGCCCCTGAAGGGCCACGCGCATGCTGCCGCGCTCCTCGCTGACGACCAGCACCACCGCGTCTGTCAGTTCCGACAGGCCGATCGCCGCGCGGTGCCGCGTGCCGTAGCGGCGGTACGTGCCGTCACTGGACTGCAGCGGGAACAGGCACCCGGCCGCGATCACCCGCGAGCCCTGGATGATCACGCCCCCGTCGTGCAGCGGCGCGTTCCGCGCGAACAGCGCCTCGAGGAACGGCACGCTGACCAGCGCGTCCAGGGACACGCCCGTCGCGGCGTACTCCCCCAGCGGAGTGCGCCGCTCGATGGCGATCAGCGCGCCCGTCTTCCGTTCCGCGAGGCGCTCCATGGCCCGCGCGAGGTCCTGCAGCGCCGCGCCGCTCGCCCCGGTGTCCCGCCCGCGCGGGCGCCCCACGCGTTCCAGCACCGCGCGCAGTTCCGGCTGGAACAGCACGATCAGCGCGAAGATCCCCACTGTGCCCGCCCGGCCGAGCAGGTACGACAGGGTGGTCAGGTTCAGCAGCTGCGCCGCCACCCACACCGCCGCGAACACCAGAATGCCTCGCACGACGTTCACGGCGCGCGTGCCGGACACGAGCAGGTACCCCTGATACACCAGGAACGTGACCAGCAGGATGTCCAGAACGTCCCGGACATCGAGTCCAAGCGGGGGCATCAGGGTAGGGACTCCTTTCAACGGCTGAGGGCGGGTGAGGCGGGCGAAGTCGCGCCCACTATACGGTCTGCACGCCATGAGAACCCCACGGTGCCCGCACTGACGTCCACGGCAGAGGACACGAAGGCCACCCGGCCTACAGTTCCCAGCCCGCCGCGCGGGTGAAGCTGACGCTCACCGGAGGTTTGACATGAACATCCACTTCATCGGCCACAGCACCTTCCTCCTCGAGAGCGGTGAGCACCGCCTGCTCATCGACCCGTTCATTGAGGGCAACCCGCAGGCGAGCGTCACCCTGCAAGTAGCGCTGGACTGGAAGCTCAGCGCCGTGCTGATCAGCCACGCGCACGGCGACCACTGGGGCAACGCCCTGGACTTCGCCCGTGCCGGCGTGCCCCTGATCGCCACCGCCGAGATCGCCGGGTATGCCCAGAAGCACGGCGCGACCCAGCCGGTCGGCATGAACATCGGCGGGACGTACCACGCCGCGTGGGGCAGCGTCACCCTGACGCCCGCGTGGCACTCCTCGTCCTTCCCGGACGGCACCTACGGCGGCATGCCCACCGGCCTGATCATCGAACTGGGCGGCCAACGGGTGTACTTCGCGGGCGACACCACCCTGTTCAGCGACATGAGCCTGATCGGCCAGCGCGGCCTGGACGCCGCCCTGCTGCCCATCGGGGACCACTACACCATGGGCCCCGAGGAAGCCGCCCGCACCCTCGACCTGCTCAAGCCCAGGGTGGCGATTCCCATGCACTACGGCACCTTCCCCCCGCTGACCGGCGACCCCACCGTCTTTCAGCGTGAGGGCGAGGCACGAGGCGTGGACGTGCGCGTCCTCAAACCCGGCGAGCACACCACGCTGTAAGGGCGCAGCCGGGCCCGGCAGGGGAGAGGGGGCGACCGGGAATCCACCCTGGTCGCCCCCTCCTGTGCTGCTCGGCGTCAGCCCTGCCCGGTCACCAGGGGTCGCTCTGCCCCATCCTGTTCCGGCAGGCGCGTCTGGTTCGGGGTGGCCTCCGGGAACTCCGGGTTCGCCTTGCGGTCCGGCACGCGAACGAATGACCGCGAATCCACGTGCAGTTCCTGGGGGTCACGCACCTTGAAGCGCGTCGTGCGCGCCGGAACGCCCATCGCGATCCCGTGCGGCGGAATATCCCCACGCAGCAGCGCGTGCGTCGCCAGCATCGCGTCATCACTGATCACGCTGCCCGCCAGCACCGTCGAATGGTACGTCACCCGCGCGCCCCGCCCGATCACCGTGCGCCGCAACGTCACGTCCGGACCGTCCAGCACGCTGTGCGTGTGACTGTACACGTTCACGTAATCGCTGATACTCGCGTTGTCGTGCAGCTCGATCCCACCGATATCGTCCAGCAGCACGTGCCGGTGCACGACCACGTCGTCCCCGACCTCCATGTTGTACCCGACGCTGAACTCCACGTTCTGCCAGCACTTGAAATCCCGCCCCACCCGCCGGAACACGTGCCCGGCCAGCACCCGCCGCAGCGGAATCCCCAGCACCGGGTTCTGCCCCACCGGCGTCAGGTCCGCGTTCTTCCACAGCCACAGCAGCGGCTTCACCCGCGTGAACGCCTCCGCGTCCGTCGCCATGTAGTACTCCGCCTCAAACGTCACGTTCCGCGCATCCACGTTCAGTGCCGCCAGCGGCGCCTCCGCCCTCAGCTGCTCCAGAGGCCGCCCATACAGGATCTCCGCGAGCACCCCCGCCGCCAGCTCAAAGCGGTCCGTACCCGGATCCGACAGGCGCGCGTCCAGATCACGCAGGAACTCGTTGTAGGTCGCCTGCGCGTCCTGACCAATCTCCACCGGCTTGAGCCACGTCACCCCTACAGGCTACCACCTACAGTGAAAAACAAAGTGGCGGGCATGAATCGACCTCCGCATCAACTGTGGCTGACCGGCCTGAACCGGAAGACGTGTGCATAAGTGACTCTGTTCGATGTTCCACGCCGGGCATTGAAGGCAGTAAAAGGAAGGAGAGGTTTCCCTCTCCTTCCGGAAATCATCCGCTTATTTCTCTTCCCAGGTTCTCTGCTGTGGAATGAAAGCCGTGACACCGAACTTGGTGGTCGCCGGGAAGTATGGGGGAACGACACCACCGTTGAGGAAGCGCTTGTCGTATTTGAAGTCGTCGTCGTATCCCTTCACCAGGCCACCTGTGACGCTGCCAATACCACGCAACTGGTCCGTCGCTTCTGCCAGACTTCCCAGCAGATGTACTTTTCCACGGTAGCCGTATACGGCTTTGGCGTCGTCAATTCCCTCGACTTTCAGACCCTTACCTGTCGCTCCAGCCAGGATGGAGCCCATGACATACACATCGTTCGGTGCGCCCTGCCCGACGAGAACTTGTCCACCGCCACTGATAATCCCCAGCACGTTCTTCGCATCAGGATTCTGATTGGGGTTCTTCTCATAGGTGAGGTCACCTTGAATACGAATGTCCCCGCTAGAAGCTACATTTAACTGAGTCTGTTCGGCAATGGCTGGAGGCACCACAGAGCTGTCTGGCGTGCTGGGCGCTGGATTCGGTAGAGAACCATTGCGTGCGGGGCCGCGCAGTGACTGAATATTGCCGTTCACGTAAAACTGCCCATTGGGTACGCCAGTCAGGTTAACTACCTGTCCACTGCCTGTCTTAACGCTCGTCGTCTTTGCGGTCACATTGACCTTGATGACTGTGACAACACCTGCTTCATCTGTGATCCTGTAGACCTGATTTTGACCTTCTACAGACAGTTGAACGTCCTGAGCATTTCCTTGAATGTAAATGCCGCCACTCACAGTCCCACTGCTGTTGGGTACGTAGACACCGTTGGTCGGAGTGCAGTTCTGAACTTTCCCGGTGGCCAGGCAGATCTCCTTGGTGGTGAGGGCAGTCTGGTTGTTCTCATCGCCTCCCAGCGCGGCGCGACCCTGGGAGAAGGCATTTGGGGGGAGCGTTACCGCGTCACTAACATGCTGCTGGCCATAGCCGCCGTAATCCGGTTTGGCGCAGTCTGTGCTTTGGGCAGTGGTGACGGCCCAGGCTTGTGCTTGGCAGTCCCACATGTAGGTCGTGGGTGACGCGACGGTCAGGCCGTACTGGAAGACGGGTGAGCCCGCCAGGGCCAGGTTCTTGTTGAAGTGCACCGGCCCGTCGAAAACTGAGCCGGTCCCGAAGTAGCCGCCTCCGCTGCAGTACTTCTTGCCATTCTTGGTGATGCAACTCCTTTCCGTGAAGCCGCCGTCATCAGCAAGCAGGACGTACTGGTTGAGGTAGGTGCGGCCCAAAATCAAGCGCAAGGTGCCGCTGGTTTCAATGTTGCGTTTGAAGCTGCCGCTGTTCCCCTGTCCATTGAGGACGTAGTCGACGTAGTAGGTTTGGCCCGCCTTCGAGAAGCTTCCCAGATCCACCCGGAAGTTTTTGAAGGTGAGTGTGCCGCTGGAAGTGCCTATGGCGTTTGGGGCGGTGATAGACGTACTGGTCTGTACCACGGTGTTGAGTTGTGACAGGACGGTGTTATACGAACCTGTAGGGATGATGGCAGTCGTTGCGGCATCCTGGCTACCGGCTGCGAAGGTGTCTACGTAGGGCAGCAGTACCTGATTGGCTTTCGTCACGCCGTCGTTCATGACTGTGGAATACGATTCGGCTACGCTGGCTTCAGCGAGGGCGCGGGCGCGCATCAGACCCTGGCTGGAGTTGGTCTGCATCAGCTCACTCGTTGAAGTTGTGACGAGCATGAAAGTAATCAGAGTAACAAGGATCATGACGGTGAGGGCACTGACGAGCGCAAAGCCATCAGTTCGCGGCATCGTGGATTCAGGGCGTGGCATTGAAGTTAACCCTCCGCATAGAGACGGTATTGGTGACTGTGAACGTGGCGGGTTGCGTACCTGCCTTTCGGGCCCTGGTTTCACGACCAGTGAGGGTGATCCTCACCGCTTGGGGTACGCCAGAAGGAGTAGAGATGAAGT containing:
- the yqeK gene encoding bis(5'-nucleosyl)-tetraphosphatase (symmetrical) YqeK, whose amino-acid sequence is MVKPRRYEHVLRVAELAAQIARANGLDDMRAYAAGVLHDIARDLPDHELLRLAPPECDIDAAHPLALHGRAARTLLERWGYQDRVVLDAVEDHTTGPRGGNPVASCVYIADVSEPGRGVNADIRELALTDLTAALERAIVSKVTYLQGRGIQVHPRTLKAYHALPCNAHLSCPT
- a CDS encoding acyltransferase, which gives rise to MTWLKPVEIGQDAQATYNEFLRDLDARLSDPGTDRFELAAGVLAEILYGRPLEQLRAEAPLAALNVDARNVTFEAEYYMATDAEAFTRVKPLLWLWKNADLTPVGQNPVLGIPLRRVLAGHVFRRVGRDFKCWQNVEFSVGYNMEVGDDVVVHRHVLLDDIGGIELHDNASISDYVNVYSHTHSVLDGPDVTLRRTVIGRGARVTYHSTVLAGSVISDDAMLATHALLRGDIPPHGIAMGVPARTTRFKVRDPQELHVDSRSFVRVPDRKANPEFPEATPNQTRLPEQDGAERPLVTGQG
- a CDS encoding LCP family protein, which codes for MTQSPAPRIAGLRALQAFGLSLSALSLGGFALLSGAGPTAAAAVMPGQAPSFTLLIAGRDIVYCYYRQPCKDQDQRTGLAQPPNTDTVMVVKVQGTTVHALNIPRDTNVGPFDRYRSVALQKINSQYFAGGPEALVKAAETITGEHIDAHVIVRTDYVERVIDALGGLDVTVPEPGIEWIDNAAGVNLKLAPGAHHLDGKDGVLYLRVRKGFGDDYGRIDHQKQALTQLAGKLRTPQGLAALPTILGGIGNGVETDVNPATIAALRPYLGQMKLSFATLPTDEIPGTFNLAVNRERLAQVWGDVPATPPNPDLKVMVVDASGENLGPALTRALNALGYRDVQVTPAPRSGEASQVFTQQDVSDAAQLADTLNLARLQGERFPVSSGEVGILLGADAAESLAGLKGLGAPTTPGPASP
- a CDS encoding metal-dependent hydrolase is translated as MNIHFIGHSTFLLESGEHRLLIDPFIEGNPQASVTLQVALDWKLSAVLISHAHGDHWGNALDFARAGVPLIATAEIAGYAQKHGATQPVGMNIGGTYHAAWGSVTLTPAWHSSSFPDGTYGGMPTGLIIELGGQRVYFAGDTTLFSDMSLIGQRGLDAALLPIGDHYTMGPEEAARTLDLLKPRVAIPMHYGTFPPLTGDPTVFQREGEARGVDVRVLKPGEHTTL
- a CDS encoding CdaR family protein, translated to MRAGGTPWLRRWLSPRYVWSRATHNLLLKLLALAVSVTLWLVATADRRANVEQGFDVPVAVRDTTGNGEEKRATSNLNPASVRVILSGRPERLRDLQPDSIEAVVDVTDAPEGSFTRVVTVTAPGGTTLQRVTPTRVQGFVDTQVARTLPVTLSVTSPPDSSLPRYQVTPAEATVTGAGQVVVTVARLVTSPVALNANAEREVPLVALDAAGQPVTAVTMRPSTVTVRRLDTGELPVKTLRVVLNDPPPGLEVTSVSVQPGTVRVVASPELLGRLREVAGQVTYREGTYTSPVRLTIPAGAQALETVSVRLTVIRRSQP
- a CDS encoding DUF4900 domain-containing protein; translated protein: MPRTDGFALVSALTVMILVTLITFMLVTTSTSELMQTNSSQGLMRARALAEASVAESYSTVMNDGVTKANQVLLPYVDTFAAGSQDAATTAIIPTGSYNTVLSQLNTVVQTSTSITAPNAIGTSSGTLTFKNFRVDLGSFSKAGQTYYVDYVLNGQGNSGSFKRNIETSGTLRLILGRTYLNQYVLLADDGGFTERSCITKNGKKYCSGGGYFGTGSVFDGPVHFNKNLALAGSPVFQYGLTVASPTTYMWDCQAQAWAVTTAQSTDCAKPDYGGYGQQHVSDAVTLPPNAFSQGRAALGGDENNQTALTTKEICLATGKVQNCTPTNGVYVPNSSGTVSGGIYIQGNAQDVQLSVEGQNQVYRITDEAGVVTVIKVNVTAKTTSVKTGSGQVVNLTGVPNGQFYVNGNIQSLRGPARNGSLPNPAPSTPDSSVVPPAIAEQTQLNVASSGDIRIQGDLTYEKNPNQNPDAKNVLGIISGGGQVLVGQGAPNDVYVMGSILAGATGKGLKVEGIDDAKAVYGYRGKVHLLGSLAEATDQLRGIGSVTGGLVKGYDDDFKYDKRFLNGGVVPPYFPATTKFGVTAFIPQQRTWEEK
- the cdaA gene encoding diadenylate cyclase CdaA, whose protein sequence is MPPLGLDVRDVLDILLVTFLVYQGYLLVSGTRAVNVVRGILVFAAVWVAAQLLNLTTLSYLLGRAGTVGIFALIVLFQPELRAVLERVGRPRGRDTGASGAALQDLARAMERLAERKTGALIAIERRTPLGEYAATGVSLDALVSVPFLEALFARNAPLHDGGVIIQGSRVIAAGCLFPLQSSDGTYRRYGTRHRAAIGLSELTDAVVLVVSEERGSMRVALQGRLGPDLTGAELREHLRTLVYDPAGYRPPDARTADETPDAAESHSTEGRA